Proteins encoded in a region of the Triticum dicoccoides isolate Atlit2015 ecotype Zavitan chromosome 3A, WEW_v2.0, whole genome shotgun sequence genome:
- the LOC119272543 gene encoding putative cytochrome c biosynthesis ccmC-like mitochondrial protein has product MSVSLLQPYFFMSKTKSYAQILIGSRLFLTVMAIHLSLRVAPPDLQQGGNSRISYVHVPAARMSIVIYIVTAINSSLFPLTKHPLFLRSSETGTEIGAFSTLFTLVTGGFRGRPMWGTFQVWDARLTSVFILFLIYLGALRFQKLPVEPAPISIRAGPIDMPIIKSPVNWWNTSHQPGSISRSGTSIHVPMPIPILSNFANFPFSTRILFVLETRLPIPSFPESPLTEEIEAREGIPLKT; this is encoded by the coding sequence ATGTCAGTTTCATTATTACAACCTTATTTTTTTATGTCAAAGACAAAAAGCTATGCGCAAATTCTCATTGGATCTCGGTTGTTCTTAACAGTGATGGCTATTCATTTAAGTCTTCGGGTAGCACCACCAGATCTTCAACAAGGTGGAAATTCTCGTATTTCGTATGTACATGTTCCTGCGGCTCGGATGAGTATAGTTATTTATATCGTGACAGCTATAAACAGTTCCTTGTTCCCATTAACAAAACATCCCCTTTTTCTTCGCTCTTCCGAAACCGGTACAGAAATTGGTGCTTTTTCTACTTTGTTTACGTTAGTGACTGGGGGGTTTCGGGGAAGGCCTATGTGGGGTACCTTTCAGGTGTGGGATGCTCGTTTAACTTCTGTATTCATCTTGTTCCTTATTTACCTGGGTGCACTGCGTTTTCAAAAGCTTCCTGTCGAGCCGGCTCCTATTTCAATCCGTGCTGGACCGATCGATATGCCAATAATAAAGTCTCCAGTCAACTGGTGGAATACATCGCATCAACCTGGGAGCATTAGCCGATCTGGTACATCAATACATGTTCCTATGCCCATTCCAATCTTGTCTAACTTTGCTAACTTCCCCTTCTCTACCCGTATCTTGTTCGTTCTAGAAACACGTCTTCCTATTCCATCTTTTCCCGAATCTCCCTTAACGGAAGAAATAGAAGCTCGAGAAGGAATACCACTAAAAACCTAG
- the LOC119272766 gene encoding NADH-ubiquinone oxidoreductase chain 6-like, with the protein MILSVLSSPALVSGLMVVRAKNPVHSVLFPILVFCDTSGLLILLGLDFSAMISPVVHIGAIAVSFLFVLMMFNIQIAEIHEEVLCYLPVSGIIGLIFCWEMFFILDIETIPLLPTHRNTTSLRYTVYAGKVRSWTNLETLGNLLYTYYSIWFLVSSLILLVAMIGAIVLTMHRTTKVKRHDVFRRNALDSRRNIMNMTISPFGHSHRRSFSSKAEGGESQDSCNPAYIDFLRQHLGFFPGLVSNLDKLLSVLKTEEILFLDFRFPRDANMFKLPLKKIKDMIQEAMAKEEENREKLPVEGCEDRCMTEEERTKLLEAFSFLWDKKQDLELLSGVGIHLSK; encoded by the coding sequence ATGATACTTTCTGTTTTGTCGAGCCCTGCTTTGGTCTCTGGTTTGATGGTTGTACGTGCTAAAAATCCGGTACATTCCGTTTTGTTTCCCATCCTAGTCTTTTGCGACACTTCTGGTTTACTTATTTTGTTAGGTCTCGACTTCTCCGCTATGATCTCCCCAGTAGTTCATATAGGAGCTATTGCCGTTTCATTCCTATTCGTGCTTATGATGTTCAATATTCAAATAGCGGAGATTCACGAAGAAGTATTGTGCTATTTACCAGTGAGTGGTATTATTGGACTGATCTTTTGTTGGGAAATGTTCTTCATTTTAGATATTGAAACCATTCCATTACTACCAACCCACAGAAATACGACCTCTCTGAGATATACGGTTTATGCCGGAAAGGTACGAAGTTGGACTAATTTGGAAACATTGGGCAATTTGCTTTATACCTACTATTCCATCTGGTTTTTGGTTTCTAGTCTGATTTTATTAGTAGCTATGATTGGGGCTATAGTACTTACTATGCATAGGACTACAAAGGTGAAAAGACATGATGTATTCCGACGAAATGCCTTGGATTCTAGGAGGAATATAATGAACATGACTATTTCTCCTTTTGGCCATAGCCATAGAAGAAGCTTCTCCTCCAAAGCGGAGGGAGGGGAATCTCAGGATTCCTGTAACCCTGCTTATATAGATTTTTTAAGACAACATTTAGGGTTTTTCCCGGGTTTGGTATCAAATCTGGATAAACTCCTTTCGGTTCTTAAAACGGAGGAAATTCTCTTTCTGGATTTCCGCTTCCCGCGGGATGCGAACATGTTTAAATTGCCCCTAAAGAAGATCAAAGATATGATTCAAGAAGCAATGGCTAAAGAAGAGGAAAACAGAGAAAAGCTTCCAGTGGAAGGTTGTGAAGACCGTTGTATGACGGAGGAGGAAAGGACAAAATTGCTTGAAGCATTTTCTTTCCTATGGGATAAAAAACAAGATTTGGAACTATTGAGTGGTGTAGGTATCCATCTTAGCAAATAG